The sequence below is a genomic window from Corythoichthys intestinalis isolate RoL2023-P3 chromosome 12, ASM3026506v1, whole genome shotgun sequence.
caattcccatctctAGTTGTCAGTGGCACACTGAGGAAAGTCTTGCAGTTTTGACCATACAAGGGACAACAAGatgggaggatttattcaagtccttcactgagttcgtgaaagtaaaaaaatcGACAAATGGATAAACTTGTTGCGGTGTGCACTGTTGGTGCTCGGTGCtttgtgtggaaaaaaaaaaggatttgtgGCGGTACTTTGTATCAACCAGATtgcaaagccatcagcaaaaccatgcagctccagaagtcgcattaatggtaagaaatactcatcattgattagcaacagcataacaatgttagacttattgtactttaaaagttttgaaattacataaaatgcacacattacttgcatttttagttttaaacatattgtatggctctaacggaattacatttaaagatatgtggtgttcatgcctctctaagccaaaaaggttcccgacccctgagcTAGCAAGTGTAAAACgaacacacacgcaaacacacgTGCACTCTTAGCATGCTAGCAGTCAAGCATCTGCGTAAACAAGCCCTGACATGTACacacactagccacgtttacatgctgacttttattcataccgattcaaatcattccgaatggaaatttcagatcagctgtttacaagtcacttcatctattccgatccagcgtttacatgtgactgcctttattccgaaaggacgtttgacaactgccgtctgacatgcgcagattaatcaaaacaaagcgtcacgttgcaaaacatggagatcgatcgtcggagtgctgctgttttaactttgacccacttgttgtgtttgtggggtcatatccgcttctgctgttttgctcttttgccttgtagtagccggttttccaccggtttctaatctggtcaacgctccggtctattccggcttcgtgtaacctctcgtgaacttttttaaatagttcactgttcctcgttttacgcccgtctaagcgagcaattatattcaattcttttaaagttttaattaaatacagtctttccgccggactcccaaTTAAGTGTGCTGTGCTTGGAagtcatgttgcaagtgacgttactcacatcacaaagtgacgtcaccacgtcagtacggagcatgtgcagaaagaacgcaaccagacaccattccgcttccctgtttacatgatataattttacttctaatcggtttggggttTGGGCTATTCCACCccagtgaatcggaatgaaattccattcgttttgggcctgttcattccgaatgaggtgtttatatggaacacatttattcggtttgaacaaatattccgattgtaattggaatatttggctccatgtaaacgtggcaactgacaCATGTGCACGATCTTAGCATGTTAGCATGTATCTGTGCAAGGAAGCGCTAACACACAGGCAATGAATAGATGTGCACGCTCTTAGCATGTTAGCATTCAAGCAACTTGTCAATTTAGCGAAAACACCCCCCACATACCCCTccacatatacagtatgcacATGCGCGCCCTTAGCAGGTTAGTATTCAAACATTTGCGCTGGTTGAGCGCTAACACCTACACCGATACACCCACGTGCTTCTCACACAGGCGTGCCCaagtctggtcctcgagagctcctatccagcttgttttccatgtctccctcctttaacacaccagtTAGCTTTCAAGCATCGGGGTGAGCAAACGCTAACACGTACACACACCGACACATTGCGCGTGATCCTAGCAAAGTTACATTAAAGCATCTGGGCCGATGAGTGTTAAACtagtacacacacaaacacaccccCACACGCTCTCTGTCGTTCTGAGCATGTTAGCATTCAGAGAACCTGGCAAGCGGGAAATAAAACACACAGTGACACGTGCACGCTCATAACATTTTAGCATTCAAGGAACTTAGCAAGTGAGCAataacacgcacacacagccaCATGTTTGTGTTCTTCGTACATTAGCATTGAAGCATCTAGGCCGGCGTGAACGCAATCACTCATGCACACCGACACAAGTGCACCTTCTTAGCATGTTAGCATTTAAGAAATTCACCACAGGCTACCATGTACGTGTTTTCTGTACTCAGATTCCTGAACTTCATCTCATAAATAATGAGTACTTAAGCATTTTAATGCGATTCTTTTTGGATTTGGGTTTGCACTTTCCCCATTCAGGTTGCTCACTTTCTAGGCCTGTGGTCAATACAACCACCAAACTTGGTAATTTCCTTCTACCTACAATTATTTTACACCCCctcaatttttaatcaaagttgtagaaaaaaagcacattatACAGGAAAAATGACAGTAGGCTAGGTGTAAATATTGTGCACAGAAGCGCGGCGGGCTGCAGTTGTGTCCCTTGGTTTGCTGCCATCTACAAGATGAGCCAGCGTAACGCCGCCCCCTCGAGACCACCGGGCCGTCTGTCTGCCGccgcgcacgcacgcacacacagatGGTCCAGCTCGCCAACATCAGCTCATTTGCCATGTGTGCTGAAAGCACGTCTGTTGCCACACAGATGCTTTTCATTTCCCACCGGTTGCGACCGTGGCAAATATTGAATTTGTTTCGCTCCTTTTTAATCAACATTAGGAGATTGCGTCATCACCAGCAACAAATGGTTGTgctgcaaaaacaacaacagtagATGAAGGAAGCTACTCTCTGAGTCGTTGTCACGGTGACCGTCAGACACTCAAAGTGTCACATTTGTGTTATCACCAAAGtttttaatgttaacagtaacACGTGTGCACCATTCCTACCAAAAATAATCAGTTGACAATATCTTACTTTTACACAGAAATGCAGCCAGTTTGGAGATGGGactgaaaaaaaattccacataacCTTTTACACAAAACCCAGCAAAGTGGGGTATTATTTCACGGGGCAACAAAGCATCATAAATCCTGCCTGAAGTTGATGAGTAAAATAAGGGCGACAACTGACAACATCCAAAATCAACGCCAAAAGACACAATCCTGTCTTTGCCTTTTAGACAGAACACAGCAAACCTGAATATAATTTCATACAGCAAAATACACAAAACTGCAAAACCTGCTTGATGATATTATTGTTTGGTGCGGTATGTGAGAGAGCAGTTAAATAGTGACGACTGCTTTCAAAACAACAGGACAGAAAATTCGATTTTTTCTTTCACTTCACACCCGTTCCCAAATTTCGGTAGCCATCAGAGGTTGGTGTTTTCTTTTCATACAAAAGTCAGAGAAAGGAGTTCCAAATACATGCAGTGACATGAAATCCTGAATCCTTTCTGCCATAAAGTATGAAAACGTAACAACACCCACATTTGACATAAGAAAAATTGTGCCTTGACAATGACCGTCTTGACCTTTTACACAGAATCCAGCAAATAACATTGGATTTTTCACAGCAACATTGAATACAAAATCCTGCCTGACAATATTTGTGTCTGACGTGACATTCGaaagtgttccaaaaaaaaaattccacttttcACACAAAAACCAACAAAGTATACTTTAACATAGTGAcaaaccatccatccatccatccatccatccatccatccatccatccatccatccatccatccatccatccatccatccatccatccatccatccatccatccatccatccatccatccatccatccatctgggGTTGGATCGTGGGTGCAGCAGCttaagcagggaagcccagacttccctctccccagccacttcaacctgcTCCTCTgggccagccaagagacatgGTCTGTCCAGCGTGTGCTGGGTCGTCCCTGGGGCCTCCCGCTGGTGGACATGGCCGGAacgcctctccagggaggcgtccagcaggcatccaaaccagatgcccgagccacctcaactggctcctctcaaaacGGAGGAGTAGCAGTTCgacacagagtccctcccggatgaccgagctttcaCCTTATCTCTGAGGGAGagaccggacaccctgcggaggaaactcattttggccgcttgtatctgggatcttgttctttcggtcacgacccacagctcgtgaccataggtgagagtaggaacatggatcgactggtaaattaaGAGCTTCTCCTTTCGGCTCTGCTCCTTCTTCactactacggaccggtgcagagtccacatcactgcagacgctgcaccgatccgccagtcgatctcccgctctctcctaacctcactcgtgaacaagaccccaagatacttgaactcctccacttgtggcaggatctcatccccgacccggagaggggacgccacccttttccagctgaggaccatggtctcgagaCAGCCAATCTTGTTAGAATAATAGTCAGTCATCTTATCACTGTCCCTTTTCATCCAGAACACATAcacgtgttgactgttgacaatTTCCTGTGTGCAGGCATCTCCATGCCAATCCCAGTGATGGGTCTGCGCGACCAATCCAAGGTGTTCAAGGACGGCAGTTGCCTACTGACGGATGCCAGTTTTGTACTAGCTGGCAGCTTGGTGGCATTCTTCGTGCCGCTCACCATCATGGTGGTCACCTATTTCCTGACCATCCGCGCCCTCCACAAAGAAGCCACCATCTGCCTGGATCAGCTGGTGCCACGTCCGAAGTGGGGCACCGGCTCCGCCTTGGTGCCGGGCTTCTTCCCGCAGGCCTCGCTGTCCTCCGAAAAGCTGGTACGACACGAAGCAGGGGGCGCTCCTTCGGCTCACTCCTTTGGGCGGCGCACCGCGCAATCCGTTAGCAATGAACAGAAGGCGTCAAAGGTGCTTGGAGTGGTCTTTTTCCTTTTTGTGGTCATGTGGTGCCCCTTCTTCGTCACCAATGTTCTGGTGGCAGCGTGCGACGCATCGGCCTGTGACGCCACCCTCGCTGGGGGGCTGCTTAACATCTTTGTGTGGGTGGGCTACCTGTCGTCCGCCGTCAATCCGCTGGTCTACACGCTATTCAACGAGACATATCGCGCCGCCTTTTTACGCTACCTGCGCTGCCGCTACGCGCCGCCCGCCAAGAAGCCGCTGCAACTCATTCTAGTCAACACCATCCCCCCCATGGCGTACCCCTCGGTACAGGGCTTAGGCAATGGAGCCCCGCGCCCCGATTTCCCATTCGCCGGACAGGAACGACAACCCCGAGTAAAAAAAACAGCACACGAGGACGAAAGCCGCGTGTGACCGAGAAGATGACAGGCACCAACGGGACAGATGACAGGCACCAACGACTGCTATGCACACCTAACGCAACTCACCGTTGGATTAGCATTAGCACATACAAAGCACTGCCCAACCCTATATAGCATTAGCTATTTAGCAATTGAGAACAATTTGGCtgtgaatttttttcaaacatttcaaCAAGTCGTGCTAACAAGCTAACAGAGTCTAGGCTACCTTTTACCAACAATTATGCATTTTTGGGATAAATGGTCAGATTTATTCTTACCCATATATACCAGGGTCCGATCGTGAATAGCCAAAATATGCCATGACAATaaagtatgtttttttcctcatattTCTAGACATAAACCTTCGAAATCCTGACATTGAAAAAAACTGaacgcaaaaaaaatatgtgctcaCCAAACTCACCAAAtgtgtgtccaaactattccacatagggtcgCAATGGGTGCTAaacttcattccaacaaaacaagacaccttttcaccaatctagcgtcttacaagtgtaatcagttaattgcagtctggtcctgcttgttttagcagaaacgtcattggttaaactgtctgtgctcgattggtagcaaCAAAAATCAGGACCAACAGCAgcccttgaggactggtttggagacccctggctTAGATTAACATTGACCTTTTTGATTCAGCCCAATTTGACTTCTTTGAGATTTTTCTGGCTACCATTTCAAAGTACTCATGCTAACAGTTGCTATGCTAACAAATAGCAACAATTACAGATTATAAGATGTCAGAATTAATCATACCCATTTGTACCAGGGTCTGCGATTGCAGTTAGTTAAAGCTCAATGTAGTTGTAGTTTTTTTAAACTCACAAAATCTTGAATaatcaaataaatgattaaaagcaacaaaaaaaatgaatactgaAAAAAGTTTCTGTAAGTAAATCTGCACATCCCGCTTCACAGATTTGCAGGGTTTAACTGTATTATGCGAAAATGCAAATTATTGCATGAATGTGAATTGTGGCAAATGTGTCAAGATGTGTTGAAAATGTATACACTGTCAAAAATGAAAAGTTGGAGCTGATGTATCATGTGATGACGATGGCGAAGATCTTTGTGCGTGAAAGTCTATTTTGTATCCTGTCATTTAAATAAAagcaaaagtttgtttttttacaggcTAAAATAGTCAAAAGACAATATTTCCCGCTACTTTAAcattgggtgccattgacgttgatagatgtccaatctatttgaactgggagaggcaTTTGCTGACGACCCTccaagtccaaatggattggacgtctaaggtAGCCAATGTGTTAATGCCGTTTAAGCAACATTCAGCAAGTGGAAAGCAACAAACCAGTTGGTGGGAAAAGACAGCAAAGGTCAGCACGCAGGAGGAGGAGAAAGAAGATAATGAAGATGAAGGTAGGACGCCCCAAGGCATTCTGGGAGGCAGAGATAGAGCTGTACAATTTAGCACCTGATTGCACGCACGCCTTCGAAAATAAGGAAAGGAACGTGTTTctgtcccaatacttttgtcttggATATCATGTTgcgtatgtgtgtttttttgtgtatcCTCTGTGTGTACAAGTGTGTTATTTCCACACCTCCTCCTGTGTGTGTTGTGAGCCAATCTTCCCCGCAGCACCACATCAGTCGCCTTCATCATCATCGTCGTCTGGTGTGGAggagaaagtgaaaaaaaaaaattgagaaaggACAGCTTGGCTAGACTTAAGTAGTGAAACCAACAGTGTTGAAGCCAAGGTTATTGTTAACAGAAAAACAGACGAAATGTTGATCATTAgaattgaaaaaacattttgtgttCATAGGAGTAATTAAAAGCtatcattaaaaaagaaaaaaactaaatcatTTAGGAATTGAAGAAttggtttacatattttatccTCAGAATCAGTTTACACACTGACAGAATTAAAATGACAATACAATGTTTGTAAAAATGTTatgtttcattatattatttctatcaaaaaagttgtattaGTTATTATATTAGCTTGACTTTCCCTTCAGATTAATGAAGTCCTAACCAATTAATGAGCCAGCTAACTGGGTCTTGATGGAGGTTAACAATTCTGAGTGGATAATATACTTTCAGGATAGTAGCAATTTCCTTGTTGATGTGAATTTAACAACAGTtatataaattaaatgaaaatgttcgaataatattttaaatgttat
It includes:
- the htr2aa gene encoding 5-hydroxytryptamine receptor 2A, giving the protein MNLRSGNVSELISQTLAVGGLRSEPVNSSYAGCSYVGNGTNAEGGLWFCQDTAETGKNWAALLILVVIGVTVTGNILVILAVSLEKKLQNATNYFLMSLAVADMLLGILVMPVSMVTILYDYGWPLPSELCPVWIYLDVLFSTASIMHLCAISLDRYIAIRNPIHHSRFNSRAKARIKIAAVWTISAGISMPIPVMGLRDQSKVFKDGSCLLTDASFVLAGSLVAFFVPLTIMVVTYFLTIRALHKEATICLDQLVPRPKWGTGSALVPGFFPQASLSSEKLVRHEAGGAPSAHSFGRRTAQSVSNEQKASKVLGVVFFLFVVMWCPFFVTNVLVAACDASACDATLAGGLLNIFVWVGYLSSAVNPLVYTLFNETYRAAFLRYLRCRYAPPAKKPLQLILVNTIPPMAYPSVQGLGNGAPRPDFPFAGQERQPRVKKTAHEDESRV